In one Paenibacillus sp. JQZ6Y-1 genomic region, the following are encoded:
- a CDS encoding diacylglycerol kinase family protein yields MKRSWRDVFYTAYEGVVATFRTERNFRIHVLATLVIVAAGWFFDVSEVDWILLILAIALVLGTELMNTAVEATVNLFSPDLHPLAKKAKDAAAGAVLISSLAAAVIGLIVFWDPFWIWFQSLSSSATSGSSGMSR; encoded by the coding sequence ATGAAACGATCGTGGAGAGACGTATTTTATACAGCTTATGAAGGGGTTGTTGCTACATTCCGTACGGAGCGCAATTTCCGCATTCATGTGCTGGCAACTCTTGTTATTGTTGCTGCCGGATGGTTTTTTGATGTCAGTGAGGTTGATTGGATTCTGTTGATTCTGGCGATCGCGCTAGTGCTAGGTACCGAATTGATGAATACCGCTGTCGAAGCTACCGTAAATTTGTTCTCTCCCGATCTTCATCCGCTTGCCAAAAAAGCAAAGGATGCTGCCGCAGGTGCGGTACTGATCTCGTCGCTGGCAGCAGCGGTGATCGGTCTGATTGTGTTCTGGGACCCCTTCTGGATCTGGTTTCAAAGCTTGTCGTCTAGTGCGACATCGGGATCTTCTGGAATGTCTCGATAA
- the ybeY gene encoding rRNA maturation RNase YbeY: MSLQLAWENEQTEYEITAELIGVLEQILQAAGQQEGVTEGEVALTFVDNEAIHELNREYRNIDRPTDVLSFAMNESLDDEPEIHYGDQEGPEAEELPGVMLGDIIISVPKAIAQSEDYGHSVDRELGFLFVHGFLHLLGYDHQDEESEAEMMGKQEQVLRQIGLTR, translated from the coding sequence ATGAGTTTACAGCTCGCGTGGGAAAATGAGCAAACTGAATATGAGATTACCGCTGAGCTGATTGGCGTATTGGAACAAATTTTGCAGGCGGCAGGACAACAGGAAGGCGTAACAGAAGGCGAAGTAGCGCTGACCTTTGTGGATAATGAAGCGATTCATGAGCTGAATCGTGAATACCGCAATATTGACCGTCCGACCGATGTACTGTCTTTTGCAATGAATGAGTCGCTAGACGATGAGCCGGAGATTCATTATGGCGATCAGGAAGGACCTGAAGCGGAGGAATTGCCGGGCGTGATGCTGGGCGATATTATCATTTCCGTACCGAAGGCGATTGCGCAAAGTGAAGATTATGGTCATTCTGTGGATCGTGAGCTTGGTTTCCTGTTTGTGCATGGATTTTTGCATCTGCTTGGCTATGATCATCAGGATGAGGAGAGCGAAGCAGAAATGATGGGCAAGCAGGAGCAGGTGCTGCGGCAGATTGGATTGACGCGCTGA
- a CDS encoding HD family phosphohydrolase — MTSKEPSQSKTFYSRLAGWKTDRLSRYILFALLLVLFYVSLAPNLLPQRFDLRVGAVTEKDIVAPMQIPNNKATLQAQETAAERVESVYTIISMHRENVIAQMLERIESLNQDDQISSADKAQIYSQEIPDRIRNSVANFVRNHRDSGNYSSQLLDEMQSTISNQTYSIPEETFLKIPRLSTDDVQQMSQVATTIVTRLMSDQITDAQSARARVAEMVNTSSLESRTAREVAQELIRGVLTANKFYDEEATKAAKVEARENTPVVYVQQGEVIVPAGQIITQEMYTLLDENNLLKNEVNYWPQLGLFMFAFLLTLGIYVFFRQSAQRGNYYNNSQLLMLILIFAICIVTFHLVRILQTGNSPYFGYLVPAALGAMLITLLLDLHLAYICSVVLSVIVSVILNMRQGDMFDYQFGLFTLVVSLAAIHSIHRASQRSTILKAGIMTCLFGAFSVLTLVLLNDSEWTRMTVLYALGFAFVGGLLSTVLVLGLMPFFETTFGILSALKLIELSNPNHPLLRKLLIETPGTYHHSVMVGNLSEAAAEAIGANGLLCRVGSYYHDIGKTKRPSYFIENQNHMENPHDSIDPKLSKSIIIAHARDGVEMQKEYKLPKPIRDIAEQHHGSTFLHFFYHKALKQAEEQGVEPDFTEEDFRYPGPKAQTKEAAVVGIADSVEAAVRSLKQPTVEQVETMIEKIIKGRLDDHQFNDCDLTMKELDVVAQTLKEAVMGIFHSRIEYPEDIKKPESKENKA, encoded by the coding sequence ATGACTTCCAAGGAACCGTCCCAAAGCAAAACATTCTATTCCAGACTCGCCGGCTGGAAAACCGATCGACTATCGCGCTATATTTTGTTTGCGCTGCTGCTCGTACTGTTTTATGTCAGTCTGGCGCCCAATCTGCTGCCGCAGCGCTTTGATCTGCGTGTCGGCGCGGTGACCGAAAAGGATATCGTCGCGCCGATGCAGATTCCGAACAACAAAGCGACATTGCAGGCGCAGGAAACCGCAGCTGAGCGAGTGGAGTCGGTCTATACGATCATATCCATGCACCGAGAGAATGTAATTGCTCAGATGCTGGAGCGGATCGAATCGCTAAATCAGGACGATCAGATTTCGAGTGCGGACAAGGCGCAGATTTACAGCCAAGAAATTCCTGACCGCATTCGCAATTCGGTTGCCAACTTTGTGCGCAATCATCGGGATTCTGGCAATTATTCATCACAGCTGCTGGATGAGATGCAGAGTACTATTTCCAATCAAACGTATAGCATTCCCGAAGAGACCTTTTTGAAAATCCCACGTCTATCTACGGATGATGTGCAGCAGATGAGTCAAGTGGCGACAACGATTGTCACACGGCTCATGAGCGATCAGATTACAGATGCTCAATCTGCACGCGCGCGGGTCGCTGAAATGGTCAATACAAGCTCATTGGAAAGTCGCACCGCTCGTGAGGTGGCACAAGAGCTGATTCGTGGCGTACTGACAGCGAATAAGTTTTACGATGAAGAAGCGACTAAGGCGGCGAAGGTGGAAGCACGCGAGAATACGCCGGTCGTGTATGTGCAGCAAGGGGAAGTGATCGTACCTGCGGGTCAGATTATTACCCAGGAAATGTACACTTTGCTAGATGAGAACAATTTACTTAAAAATGAGGTCAATTACTGGCCACAGCTCGGTCTGTTTATGTTTGCCTTTTTGCTGACGCTGGGCATTTATGTATTTTTCCGTCAGTCCGCGCAGCGGGGGAATTACTACAATAATTCGCAGCTATTGATGCTGATCTTGATTTTTGCGATCTGTATCGTTACGTTCCATCTCGTGCGTATTTTGCAAACGGGCAACTCGCCGTATTTCGGCTATCTCGTACCAGCAGCGCTGGGCGCGATGCTGATTACGCTGCTGCTGGATTTGCATCTTGCTTATATTTGCTCGGTGGTGCTGAGCGTTATTGTTAGTGTGATTCTTAATATGCGTCAAGGCGACATGTTCGATTATCAGTTTGGACTGTTTACGCTTGTTGTATCGCTAGCAGCGATTCATTCCATTCATCGGGCAAGTCAGCGCTCTACTATTTTGAAGGCAGGTATTATGACCTGCTTGTTCGGCGCCTTTTCGGTGCTGACGCTGGTGCTGCTCAATGATAGCGAATGGACGCGCATGACGGTGCTGTACGCGCTGGGCTTTGCCTTTGTAGGTGGTCTGCTGAGTACGGTGCTGGTGCTCGGTCTGATGCCGTTTTTTGAAACGACATTTGGCATCTTGTCGGCACTCAAACTGATCGAATTGTCCAATCCGAATCATCCATTGCTGCGTAAGCTGCTGATTGAGACGCCGGGTACGTATCACCATAGCGTCATGGTCGGCAATCTGTCTGAAGCTGCTGCGGAAGCAATCGGTGCGAATGGATTGCTGTGCAGGGTCGGTTCGTATTATCATGATATCGGGAAGACGAAACGTCCAAGCTATTTTATTGAAAATCAAAACCATATGGAAAATCCGCATGACAGCATTGATCCGAAGCTGAGCAAGTCGATTATTATTGCTCATGCGCGTGATGGTGTAGAGATGCAAAAGGAATACAAACTGCCCAAGCCGATTCGTGATATTGCGGAGCAGCATCATGGCAGCACATTCCTGCATTTCTTTTACCACAAGGCGCTGAAGCAGGCGGAGGAGCAAGGGGTAGAGCCTGACTTTACGGAAGAAGATTTCCGCTATCCGGGTCCGAAAGCTCAGACGAAGGAAGCTGCTGTAGTCGGTATCGCTGACAGCGTCGAGGCGGCGGTGCGTTCACTCAAGCAGCCTACCGTTGAACAGGTAGAGACGATGATTGAAAAGATCATCAAAGGTCGCTTGGACGATCATCAGTTTAACGACTGTGATCTGACGATGAAGGAGCTGGATGTAGTCGCTCAAACACTGAAAGAAGCGGTGATGGGGATTTTCCATTCACGGATCGAATATCCGGAAGATATTAAAAAGCCGGAGTCAAAGGAGAACAAAGCATGA